The Amycolatopsis mongoliensis genome includes a window with the following:
- a CDS encoding dTMP kinase — translation MTPVGRLVVIEGLDGAGKRTLADGLTDALSAKGASVAKLAFPRYGKSVHADLVKEALHRGHGDLADSVYGMAVLYALDRRGAAEDIRALRDTHDVVLLDRYVASNAAYAAARLRQDASGEVVKWVWELEVARFGLPRPDAHLLLRVAPAVAAERAERRAEAETDRERDAFETDDGLQRRCAAVYDELAASGWLAPWYVLDGVAGVDLEALAKTLLGQ, via the coding sequence GTGACGCCCGTGGGTCGACTGGTGGTCATCGAAGGGCTCGACGGCGCGGGCAAGCGCACGCTCGCCGACGGGCTGACGGACGCGCTGAGCGCGAAGGGCGCGAGCGTCGCGAAGCTGGCGTTCCCGCGCTACGGCAAGAGCGTGCACGCCGATCTCGTGAAGGAGGCGCTGCACCGCGGGCACGGTGACCTCGCCGATTCGGTGTACGGCATGGCCGTGCTCTACGCGCTCGACCGCCGCGGCGCCGCGGAAGACATCCGCGCCCTGCGGGACACGCACGACGTCGTCCTGCTCGACCGCTACGTCGCGTCCAACGCCGCGTACGCGGCCGCGCGCCTGCGGCAGGATGCGTCCGGCGAAGTCGTGAAGTGGGTGTGGGAGCTGGAGGTCGCGCGGTTCGGCCTGCCTCGCCCCGACGCGCACCTGCTGCTGCGGGTCGCGCCCGCGGTGGCGGCCGAACGCGCCGAACGGCGCGCGGAGGCCGAAACCGACCGCGAGCGCGACGCGTTCGAGACCGACGACGGACTCCAGCGACGTTGCGCGGCGGTGTACGACGAGCTGGCGGCGTCGGGCTGGCTGGCGCCGTGGTACGTCCTGGACGGCGTCGCGGGCGTCGACCTCGAAGCGCTCGCGAAGACGCTGCTAGGCCAGTAG
- the ahcY gene encoding adenosylhomocysteinase, producing MTPESVAKRHQNRNGIEFAVADLEAAEFGRKEIRLAEHEMPGLMALRREYAEVFPLRGARVSGSLHMTVQTAVLIETLVALGAEVRWASCNIFSTQDHAAAAVVIGPHGTPEEPKGVPVFAWKGESLEEYWWCTERMLTWDGEGPNMILDDGGDATMLVHKGTEFEKSGVVPTPDENTSDEFRVFLELLRDSVAADTGKWTKIGEGIRGVTEETTTGVLRLYQLAAAGELLFPAINVNDAVTKSKFDNRYGIRHSLIDGINRGTDVLIGGKVAVVCGYGDVGKGAAESLRGQGARVVVTEIDPICALQAAMDGYQVRTLENALPEADIVITTTGNKDVVLVEHMAKMKHQAILGNIGHFDNELDMAGLARYPGIRRINIKPQVDEWIFPNGNTIIVLSEGRLLNLGNATGHPSFVMSNSFSNQVIAQIELFTKHEEYDKEVFRLPKKLDEKVAKIHLDALGGELTKLTKEQAEYIDVDVEGPFKPEHYRY from the coding sequence ATGACCCCCGAAAGCGTTGCCAAGCGGCACCAGAACCGCAACGGCATCGAATTCGCCGTCGCCGACCTCGAGGCCGCCGAATTCGGCCGCAAGGAGATCCGCCTCGCCGAGCACGAGATGCCGGGACTGATGGCGCTGCGGCGCGAATACGCGGAGGTCTTCCCGCTGCGCGGCGCGCGGGTCTCCGGCTCGCTGCACATGACCGTGCAGACGGCCGTCCTGATCGAGACGCTGGTCGCGCTGGGTGCCGAGGTGCGCTGGGCGTCCTGCAACATCTTCTCGACGCAGGACCACGCGGCCGCGGCGGTCGTCATCGGCCCGCACGGCACGCCCGAGGAGCCGAAGGGCGTCCCGGTCTTCGCGTGGAAGGGCGAGTCGCTCGAGGAGTACTGGTGGTGCACCGAGCGGATGCTCACCTGGGACGGCGAGGGCCCGAACATGATCCTCGACGACGGCGGTGACGCCACCATGCTGGTGCACAAGGGCACCGAGTTCGAGAAGTCGGGCGTCGTGCCGACCCCGGACGAGAACACCTCGGACGAGTTCCGCGTGTTCCTCGAGCTGCTGCGCGACTCGGTCGCGGCCGACACCGGCAAGTGGACCAAGATCGGCGAGGGCATCCGCGGCGTCACCGAGGAGACCACCACCGGCGTCCTCCGGCTCTATCAGCTCGCCGCGGCCGGTGAGCTGCTGTTCCCGGCGATCAACGTCAACGACGCGGTGACGAAGTCGAAGTTCGACAACCGCTACGGCATCCGCCACTCGCTGATCGACGGCATCAACCGCGGCACCGACGTGCTGATCGGCGGCAAGGTCGCGGTCGTCTGCGGCTACGGCGACGTCGGCAAGGGCGCGGCGGAGTCGCTGCGCGGCCAGGGCGCCCGCGTGGTCGTCACCGAGATCGACCCGATCTGCGCGCTGCAGGCGGCGATGGACGGCTACCAGGTCCGCACGCTGGAGAACGCGCTGCCGGAGGCCGACATCGTCATCACGACGACCGGCAACAAGGACGTCGTGCTGGTCGAGCACATGGCGAAGATGAAGCACCAGGCGATCCTGGGCAACATCGGCCACTTCGACAACGAGCTCGACATGGCGGGCCTGGCGCGCTACCCGGGCATCCGCCGCATCAACATCAAGCCGCAGGTCGACGAGTGGATCTTCCCGAACGGCAACACGATCATCGTGCTGTCCGAGGGCCGGCTGCTCAACCTGGGCAACGCGACCGGGCACCCGTCGTTCGTGATGTCGAACAGCTTCTCCAACCAGGTGATCGCGCAGATCGAGCTGTTCACCAAGCACGAGGAGTACGACAAGGAGGTCTTCCGCCTCCCCAAGAAGCTGGACGAGAAGGTCGCGAAGATCCACCTGGACGCTCTCGGTGGCGAGCTGACGAAGCTGACCAAGGAGCAGGCCGAGTACATCGACGTGGACGTCGAGGGCCCGTTCAAGCCGGAGCACTACCGGTACTGA
- a CDS encoding bifunctional 3-phenylpropionate/cinnamic acid dioxygenase ferredoxin subunit produces the protein MIRACAVADLPVGEALRLGGPTPIAVFHTEDGFFAVDDTCTHQDASLADGWLEGCFVECPLHAARFDLRTGAPTCLPAKAPVRTYRVVVTGGAVHVDVPVPAVP, from the coding sequence ATGATCCGAGCGTGCGCCGTCGCCGACCTGCCCGTGGGCGAAGCCCTCCGCCTCGGCGGCCCGACCCCGATCGCGGTGTTCCACACCGAGGACGGCTTCTTCGCCGTCGACGACACCTGCACCCACCAGGACGCCTCGCTCGCCGACGGCTGGCTCGAAGGCTGCTTCGTCGAGTGCCCGCTGCACGCCGCCCGGTTCGACCTGCGCACCGGCGCGCCCACCTGCCTGCCGGCCAAGGCGCCCGTGCGCACGTACCGCGTGGTCGTCACCGGCGGCGCGGTCCACGTCGACGTGCCCGTCCCGGCCGTCCCCTGA
- a CDS encoding helix-turn-helix transcriptional regulator has protein sequence MRASRLVSLLLLLQNRGRMSAARLAAELGVTPRTVYRDVEALAAAGVPIYAETGPDGGYQLMDGYRTRLTGLTAGEAGSLFLTGLPQPAAELGLGAQVAAAELKLMAALPTPYRDASMRIRQRFHLDAPGWYREADQVPQLLAAAEALWQDQVVEVSYRRWSPTPGVVTRRLHPLGLVLKAGVWYLVAGPRVRTYRVGNIEELRTLDEHFTRPPGFDLAEFWRANVESYEDGDDGETAVVRLSPAGIEALPDILGPRAARLVSRTLEPEDAEGWRRARVPLESVPHAAAGLLRLGADAQVLAPAELVAHMGTTIRAMARLYP, from the coding sequence GTGCGTGCGAGCCGGCTGGTGTCCCTGCTGCTGTTGCTGCAGAACCGCGGCCGGATGAGCGCCGCCCGGCTGGCGGCGGAGCTCGGCGTGACCCCGCGGACCGTCTACCGCGACGTCGAAGCGCTGGCGGCCGCGGGCGTCCCGATCTACGCCGAGACCGGGCCCGACGGCGGCTACCAGCTGATGGACGGCTACCGCACCCGGCTGACCGGGCTGACCGCCGGCGAGGCCGGGTCGCTGTTCCTCACCGGCCTGCCGCAGCCGGCCGCGGAGCTGGGTCTCGGCGCCCAGGTGGCCGCGGCCGAGCTGAAGCTGATGGCCGCGCTGCCGACGCCGTACCGGGACGCGTCGATGCGGATCCGGCAGCGCTTCCACCTCGACGCGCCCGGCTGGTACCGCGAAGCGGACCAGGTGCCGCAGCTGCTCGCGGCCGCCGAAGCCCTGTGGCAGGACCAGGTCGTCGAGGTCTCCTACCGCCGCTGGTCGCCGACGCCCGGCGTGGTGACGCGGCGGCTGCACCCGCTCGGCCTGGTTCTCAAGGCGGGTGTCTGGTACCTCGTCGCCGGGCCACGCGTGCGCACCTACCGCGTCGGCAACATCGAAGAACTGCGGACGCTCGACGAGCACTTCACCCGGCCGCCCGGGTTCGACCTGGCGGAGTTCTGGCGCGCGAACGTCGAAAGCTACGAAGACGGCGACGACGGCGAGACCGCCGTCGTGCGGCTCTCGCCGGCGGGAATCGAGGCCCTGCCGGACATCCTGGGCCCGAGAGCCGCCCGGCTCGTCTCCCGCACGCTCGAGCCCGAGGACGCCGAGGGGTGGCGCCGCGCCCGCGTGCCCCTGGAAAGCGTGCCCCACGCCGCCGCCGGGCTGCTGCGGCTCGGCGCGGACGCGCAGGTGCTGGCGCCCGCGGAACTGGTGGCACACATGGGAACCACGATCCGCGCGATGGCGCGGTTGTACCCCTAG
- a CDS encoding YjdF family protein, translated as MSGVFTLYHDGRFWVGVYEIHEDGLVRAARHIFGAEPNNAELAAFAAGRDFVRLADQAREAPPVPESERPKRPAKQAKAQEGIGTAAQRALKEAVAERVVENKAARKRRAAAEATRRRELARAKARAKHRGR; from the coding sequence ATGAGCGGGGTGTTCACGCTGTACCACGACGGCCGGTTCTGGGTCGGCGTCTACGAAATCCACGAAGACGGCCTGGTCCGGGCCGCTCGGCACATCTTCGGCGCCGAGCCGAACAACGCCGAACTGGCGGCCTTCGCGGCCGGCCGCGACTTCGTGCGTCTCGCCGATCAAGCACGCGAAGCCCCGCCTGTTCCGGAGAGCGAGCGTCCTAAGCGGCCCGCGAAGCAAGCGAAGGCGCAAGAGGGCATCGGCACCGCGGCTCAGCGCGCGCTGAAGGAAGCGGTGGCCGAGCGCGTGGTCGAGAACAAGGCGGCCCGCAAACGCCGGGCGGCCGCCGAAGCGACTCGGCGGCGCGAGCTGGCGAGGGCGAAAGCCCGCGCCAAACACCGTGGTCGCTAG
- the solA gene encoding N-methyl-L-tryptophan oxidase, with protein sequence MTHYDVIVLGLGGMGSAAAYRLARRGQRVLGVDQFAPVHNRGSSHGGSRITRQAYLEGPEYVPLLLRAHELWADLERDSGRRLFTRCGGIMVGTAGSRTITGSVASARAFGIPHELLDAAEIRRRFPTLAPSADEVALYEPGAGLVSPEGSVAAHLQLAARCGAELHHEEKVFTWSTMVGGVRVGTSHSYYTADRLVLCPGAWAGELLRDFGVEFTVRRQVQYWFAPSGGVAGFRQHPVYLWEGDGYTFYGFPAHNAPADGVKVAFHTGGRACTPDGIDRTVSAEEVHEIATVVERHLPTLPGAFLRAATCMYTDTADESFVVAPHPDEERVVLACGFSGHGFKFAPVIGEIVADLVIDGATAHPIARFDPARLLA encoded by the coding sequence ATGACGCACTACGACGTGATCGTGCTCGGTCTCGGCGGGATGGGCAGCGCCGCGGCCTACCGGCTGGCGCGACGCGGGCAGCGGGTGCTCGGCGTCGACCAGTTCGCGCCGGTGCACAACCGCGGGTCGAGCCACGGCGGTTCGCGGATCACGCGCCAGGCCTACCTCGAAGGCCCCGAGTACGTGCCGCTCCTGCTGCGCGCCCACGAACTGTGGGCGGACCTCGAGCGCGACAGCGGACGGCGGCTGTTCACCCGCTGCGGCGGCATCATGGTCGGTACGGCGGGCTCGCGCACGATCACCGGCAGTGTGGCGTCGGCGCGCGCCTTCGGCATCCCGCACGAGCTGCTGGACGCCGCTGAGATCCGCCGCCGGTTCCCGACTTTGGCGCCTTCGGCGGACGAAGTCGCGCTGTACGAGCCGGGCGCCGGGCTGGTGTCGCCCGAGGGCAGCGTCGCCGCGCACCTGCAGCTCGCCGCGCGGTGCGGCGCCGAACTGCACCACGAGGAGAAGGTGTTCACCTGGAGCACGATGGTCGGCGGGGTGCGCGTCGGGACGTCGCACAGCTACTACACGGCCGACCGGCTCGTCCTGTGCCCCGGTGCGTGGGCCGGTGAGCTGCTGCGCGATTTCGGCGTGGAGTTCACGGTCCGGCGGCAGGTGCAGTACTGGTTCGCACCGTCGGGCGGGGTCGCCGGGTTCCGGCAGCACCCGGTGTACCTCTGGGAAGGCGACGGCTACACGTTCTACGGCTTCCCGGCGCACAACGCGCCCGCGGACGGCGTGAAGGTCGCGTTCCACACCGGGGGCCGCGCGTGCACCCCGGACGGCATCGACCGGACGGTGTCGGCCGAAGAGGTCCACGAGATCGCCACCGTCGTCGAACGGCACCTCCCGACGCTGCCCGGCGCGTTCCTCCGCGCGGCGACGTGCATGTACACCGACACGGCCGACGAGAGCTTCGTCGTGGCGCCGCACCCGGACGAGGAGCGGGTGGTGCTCGCGTGCGGGTTTTCGGGCCACGGCTTCAAGTTCGCCCCGGTGATCGGCGAGATCGTCGCGGACCTGGTGATCGACGGCGCGACGGCCCACCCGATCGCGCGGTTCGACCCGGCGCGGCTACTGGCCTAG
- a CDS encoding VOC family protein, with product MTVDLFAGIAVRDFAGALAWYERLFGSPPTFVVHDTEVLWQVAEHGSVYVVERPERAGLAMHTLFVDDLDERVAGISARGIEPADRETYGDGVRKIIYRDPEGNELGIGGPPA from the coding sequence GTGACCGTCGACCTCTTCGCCGGGATCGCCGTCCGCGACTTCGCCGGCGCGCTCGCCTGGTACGAACGCCTCTTCGGCTCCCCGCCGACCTTCGTCGTGCACGACACCGAGGTGCTCTGGCAGGTCGCGGAACACGGCTCGGTCTACGTCGTGGAGCGGCCCGAGCGTGCGGGCCTGGCCATGCACACCCTCTTCGTCGACGACCTCGACGAGCGCGTCGCCGGGATCTCCGCCCGCGGCATCGAGCCCGCCGACCGGGAAACCTACGGCGACGGCGTCCGCAAGATCATCTACCGCGACCCCGAGGGAAATGAGCTCGGCATCGGCGGCCCGCCCGCGTAA
- a CDS encoding FAD-dependent oxidoreductase — translation MAARPRVVVVGAGLLGCALADELTERGWTDVTVLGVSEADDHPGLVFRTHSDRTLTEFAKYTVEKYGGLDGEWCFNPVGSLEVATGPERFEELEQRHGWATSWGVRAYLRTPHECTDLHPLLDGTRVLGGLHVPGDGLLHARRAAEAQARRAKARGARFATEDVVAIDRSGGRVTGVVTATGRFRADVVVSCAGAGELVGLTLPRVPLAHEYTITAPLPQLAGDNDEHVQAGKPVLRHLDTGMYVREHVDRLGVGVAVAAGLVPALRDAGFETTTTVTLAGTPDGRPLLGEHPGLDGFWVAEAVRAEHSAGVARELARWLVDGQPSLALHGCDLARFAPSSRFTADPVRTSPFHERQVELGAHFGSVDGWARPERYPSEAAAEALVTRERVAMFDLTSVPRLAVTGPGALPFLQAMTTGDHAKAPGTVTETLLLGEDGGVRGCLTVARLGADRFHVGAGGRLDFDWLRRHLPGDGTVQIHDTTPGTCCIGLWGPLAGAVLPELSTTDLSAEETHVGDVPVVALRLSTVGEPGWELHTTADLGRRLWDTLRSHGVAVAGHQAFAALRLEAGGRTPGVDFTTEHDPYEAGLGDAVRRDKGYFLGRDALAGRSAETVSRRLTRLTTGTVVLGKEPVYVEGRAAGYVTSAGYGYTLGRAIAYAWLPVEYSGPGTPVEIGHFGERVPGRVG, via the coding sequence ATGGCAGCACGGCCCCGGGTGGTCGTCGTCGGCGCCGGCCTGCTCGGCTGCGCGCTGGCCGACGAGCTGACCGAGCGCGGCTGGACCGACGTCACCGTCCTGGGCGTCAGCGAAGCGGACGACCACCCCGGGCTCGTGTTCCGCACGCACTCCGACCGCACGCTCACGGAGTTCGCGAAGTACACCGTCGAGAAGTACGGCGGCCTCGACGGTGAGTGGTGCTTCAACCCGGTGGGCAGCCTCGAAGTGGCGACGGGACCCGAGCGGTTCGAGGAGCTGGAACAGCGGCACGGCTGGGCGACGTCGTGGGGCGTGCGTGCCTACCTGCGCACGCCCCACGAGTGCACCGACCTGCACCCCCTCCTCGACGGCACCCGGGTGCTGGGCGGGCTCCACGTGCCCGGCGACGGCCTGCTGCACGCGCGGCGCGCGGCCGAAGCCCAGGCCCGGCGCGCGAAGGCCCGCGGCGCCCGGTTCGCCACCGAGGACGTCGTGGCGATCGACCGGTCGGGCGGGCGGGTGACCGGCGTGGTCACCGCGACCGGGCGCTTCCGCGCCGATGTCGTCGTGTCGTGCGCCGGTGCGGGAGAGCTCGTCGGCCTGACCCTGCCGCGGGTGCCGCTGGCCCACGAGTACACGATCACCGCACCGCTGCCGCAGCTGGCCGGCGACAACGACGAACACGTGCAGGCGGGCAAGCCCGTGCTGCGCCACCTCGACACCGGGATGTACGTCCGCGAGCACGTCGACCGGCTCGGCGTCGGCGTGGCCGTGGCCGCCGGGCTGGTGCCGGCTCTCCGCGACGCCGGCTTCGAAACCACCACGACGGTCACGCTCGCCGGCACCCCGGACGGGCGGCCGCTGCTCGGCGAGCACCCCGGGCTCGACGGCTTCTGGGTGGCCGAAGCCGTCCGGGCCGAGCACTCCGCGGGGGTCGCGCGCGAGCTGGCGCGCTGGCTCGTCGACGGGCAGCCGTCGCTCGCCCTGCACGGCTGCGACCTCGCCCGGTTCGCGCCGTCGTCCCGGTTCACCGCGGATCCGGTGCGGACCAGCCCCTTCCACGAGCGGCAGGTCGAACTGGGCGCGCACTTCGGTTCGGTGGACGGCTGGGCGCGGCCGGAGCGGTACCCGTCCGAGGCTGCCGCGGAGGCGCTCGTCACCCGCGAACGAGTCGCGATGTTCGACCTGACGTCCGTGCCGCGGCTGGCGGTCACCGGCCCGGGCGCGCTGCCGTTCCTGCAGGCCATGACGACCGGAGATCACGCGAAGGCGCCGGGCACGGTGACGGAAACGCTGCTGCTCGGCGAAGACGGCGGGGTGCGCGGGTGCCTGACCGTGGCCCGGCTCGGCGCCGATCGCTTCCACGTCGGCGCGGGTGGGCGCCTGGACTTCGACTGGCTGCGCCGGCACCTGCCCGGCGACGGCACCGTGCAGATCCACGACACCACCCCCGGCACGTGCTGCATCGGCCTGTGGGGACCGCTGGCCGGCGCCGTCCTCCCGGAACTGTCCACAACGGACCTCTCCGCCGAGGAGACCCATGTCGGCGACGTGCCGGTCGTCGCGCTGCGACTGTCCACTGTGGGCGAGCCCGGCTGGGAGCTGCACACCACGGCCGATCTGGGCCGCCGGCTGTGGGACACGCTGCGGAGCCACGGCGTCGCCGTCGCGGGTCACCAGGCCTTCGCCGCCCTGCGGCTGGAGGCCGGCGGCCGCACCCCCGGCGTCGACTTCACCACCGAGCACGATCCCTACGAGGCCGGACTCGGGGACGCCGTCCGCCGGGACAAGGGCTACTTCCTCGGCCGCGACGCGCTGGCGGGCCGGTCCGCGGAGACCGTGAGCCGCCGGCTGACCCGCCTGACGACCGGAACCGTCGTGCTGGGCAAGGAACCCGTGTACGTCGAAGGCCGCGCGGCCGGGTACGTCACCAGCGCCGGGTACGGCTACACCCTGGGCCGGGCCATCGCGTACGCCTGGCTCCCGGTGGAGTACAGCGGACCCGGGACCCCGGTCGAGATCGGGCACTTCGGCGAGCGCGTGCCGGGGAGGGTCGGATGA
- a CDS encoding IclR family transcriptional regulator: MRNQDSGNATQSQVQSVDRAISVLELLARNGETGITEIAGELGVHKSTASRLLSVLESRGLVEQLGERGKYAIGFGIVRLAGAATGRMDLAKLGRASCLALAEELGETVNIAIADDGVAINISQARGSAAITTQNWTGQRTPLHATSSGKILLAYMGETERKRVLKRKLEQYTPRTTVEPDELMTELERVLEDGFAACYEELELGMHAVAVPIHGPGGDVVAAMSASGPSYRLSKQRVKQIVRPMTEAAEDLSAQLGYFRD, from the coding sequence ATGCGGAACCAGGACTCGGGCAACGCAACTCAGAGCCAGGTGCAGTCGGTCGACCGGGCGATCAGCGTGCTGGAGCTGCTCGCCCGCAACGGCGAAACCGGCATCACCGAAATCGCGGGCGAGCTGGGCGTCCACAAGTCGACGGCGTCGCGGCTGCTCAGCGTCCTGGAGTCCAGAGGCCTCGTCGAGCAGCTCGGCGAACGCGGGAAGTACGCGATCGGGTTCGGCATCGTGCGGCTGGCCGGCGCCGCGACCGGCCGCATGGACCTGGCCAAGCTCGGCCGAGCCAGCTGCCTGGCGCTCGCCGAGGAGCTGGGCGAGACGGTGAACATCGCCATCGCCGACGACGGCGTCGCGATCAACATCAGCCAGGCCCGCGGCTCGGCCGCGATCACGACGCAGAACTGGACCGGCCAGCGCACGCCGCTGCACGCGACCTCCAGCGGCAAGATCCTCCTGGCGTACATGGGCGAAACCGAGCGCAAGCGGGTGCTGAAGCGGAAGCTGGAGCAGTACACGCCGCGCACGACGGTCGAGCCCGACGAGCTGATGACCGAGCTGGAACGGGTTCTCGAAGACGGCTTCGCGGCCTGCTACGAGGAGCTCGAGCTGGGCATGCACGCGGTCGCCGTGCCGATCCACGGCCCGGGCGGGGACGTCGTCGCGGCGATGAGCGCTTCGGGCCCGTCGTACCGGCTCTCGAAGCAGCGGGTGAAGCAGATCGTGCGGCCGATGACCGAAGCGGCGGAGGACCTTTCCGCGCAGCTGGGCTACTTCCGGGACTAG
- a CDS encoding papain-like cysteine protease family protein — protein MLVKSSRVPATLAVCLMLCLVAPAAAGAAPGVPPTYRSQIVLQAQQKNQWCWAGSGATIAAFHGAAVSQTRFCQLAHGETGKDCANLPGTLADPQRAFAKLGFASPGRYLDHRISYADIRTQTAADQPVETRVGYRSGGGHTHVLYGSDSSGDWVHWGDPGPAKRYNWSTYGYYTHNSSFTWTHTLTGISR, from the coding sequence GTGCTGGTGAAGTCGAGCCGGGTACCCGCCACCTTGGCTGTGTGCCTGATGTTGTGCCTGGTCGCGCCGGCCGCTGCCGGCGCCGCGCCCGGAGTGCCGCCGACCTACCGGAGCCAGATCGTGCTGCAGGCCCAGCAGAAGAACCAGTGGTGCTGGGCGGGCTCCGGCGCCACCATCGCGGCCTTCCACGGCGCCGCGGTGAGCCAGACGCGGTTCTGCCAGCTCGCGCACGGCGAGACCGGAAAGGACTGCGCGAACCTCCCCGGCACCCTCGCCGACCCGCAGCGGGCCTTCGCGAAGCTCGGGTTCGCCTCGCCGGGCCGCTACCTCGACCACCGCATCTCCTACGCCGACATCCGGACGCAGACGGCGGCGGACCAGCCGGTCGAGACCCGGGTCGGGTACCGCTCGGGCGGCGGCCACACCCACGTCCTCTACGGCTCCGACTCCAGCGGGGACTGGGTCCACTGGGGAGACCCGGGGCCGGCCAAGCGCTACAACTGGTCGACCTACGGCTACTACACGCACAACTCGTCGTTCACCTGGACGCACACGCTCACCGGGATCTCCCGATGA
- the mtrA gene encoding MtrAB system response regulator MtrA gives MKARVLVVDDDPALAEMLTIVLRGEGFDTAVVADGSRALPALRELKPDLVLLDLMLPGMNGIDVCKAIRAESGVPIVMLTAKSDTVDIVLGLESGADDYVVKPFKPKELVARVRARMRRTEAEPAESLTIGDLAIDVPGHEVTREGKAIPLTPLEFDLLVALARKPRQVFTREVLLEQVWGYRHAADTRLVNVHVQRLRSKVEKDPEHPEVVLTVRGVGYKAGPP, from the coding sequence ATGAAGGCACGTGTTCTCGTGGTCGACGACGACCCCGCCCTCGCGGAGATGCTCACCATCGTGCTCCGTGGGGAGGGGTTCGACACGGCGGTGGTCGCCGACGGCTCACGCGCGCTTCCCGCGCTGCGTGAGCTGAAACCCGACCTCGTCCTGCTCGACCTGATGCTGCCCGGGATGAACGGGATCGACGTCTGCAAGGCGATCCGCGCCGAGTCCGGGGTGCCGATCGTCATGCTCACCGCCAAGAGCGACACCGTCGACATCGTGCTCGGCTTGGAGTCCGGCGCGGACGACTACGTCGTGAAGCCGTTCAAGCCGAAGGAGCTGGTCGCGCGGGTCCGGGCCCGGATGCGCCGCACCGAGGCCGAGCCCGCGGAGTCGCTCACCATCGGCGACCTGGCGATCGACGTGCCGGGGCACGAGGTCACCCGCGAGGGCAAGGCCATCCCGTTGACCCCGCTGGAGTTCGACCTGCTGGTGGCGCTGGCCCGCAAGCCGCGCCAGGTCTTCACCCGCGAGGTGCTGCTCGAGCAGGTGTGGGGCTACCGGCACGCCGCGGACACCCGCCTGGTGAACGTGCACGTCCAGCGGCTGCGCTCCAAGGTCGAGAAGGACCCGGAACACCCCGAGGTGGTGTTGACCGTTCGCGGCGTCGGGTACAAGGCCGGCCCGCCGTGA